Proteins encoded together in one Salvelinus namaycush isolate Seneca chromosome 26, SaNama_1.0, whole genome shotgun sequence window:
- the LOC120021254 gene encoding LHFPL tetraspan subfamily member 2a protein, whose translation MCHVIVTCRSMLWTLLSIVVAFGELIAFMSTDWLVGFPRTPDAVFGPHGATAAGEAYRPTLGIYGRCIKLPHLQRGVLCGPYAVHFGEIASGFWQAASIFLAAGILLLCAVAFISVFTMCFQSIMKKSIFNVCGLLQAIAGLFLILGLMLYPAGWGSDKVQLYCGQDAAPYRSGLCTMGWAFYTAMGGTVLTFVCAVFSAQAEIATSSDKVQEEIEEGKSLICLL comes from the exons ATGTGTCACGTGATCGTGACCTGTCGCTCCATGCTGTGGACTCTACTCAGCATCGTGGTCGCCTTCGGCGAGCTCATCGCCTTCATGAGCACCGATTGGCTGGTGGGCTTCCCCCGGACACCGGACGCCGTCTTCGGCCCTCACGGCGCCACTGCAGCCGGCGAGGCCTACCGGCCCACCCTGGGCATCTACGGCCGCTGCATCAAGCTGCCCCACCTGCAGCGCGGCGTGCTGTGCGGGCCGTACGCCGTGCACTTTGGGGAGATCGCCAGCGGGTTCTGGCAGGCGGCGTCCATCTTCCTGGCGGCGGGGATCCTGCTGCTGTGTGCCGTGGCCTTCATCTCCGTCTTCACCATGTGCTTCCAGAGCATCATGAAGAAGAGCATCTTCAACGTGTGTGGACTGCTGCAGGCCATCGCAG GTCTGTTTCTGATCCTGGGTCTGATGCTATACCCTGCAGGCTGGGGTTCAGACAAGGTGCAGCTGTACTGTGGTCAGGACGCGGCTCCCTACCGGTCGGGGCTGTGCACCATGGGCTGGGCCTTCTACACAGCCATGGGGGGCACCGTGCTCACCTTCGTCTGTGCTGTGTTCTCCGCCCAGGCCGAGATTGCCACGTCCTCAGACAAGGTGCAGGAGGAGATTGAGGAGGGCAAGAGCCTTATCTGCCTGCTCTGA